TCGCCCAGTTCCAGAAACCCTTGCCGGAACAGGAGGTATGCCGCCTCGCGGACCAATCCCACGCTGCCGACCAGGATGAGCGTCTGGTGAAACGTCCACCCCCCGATGGTTTCGACGTTCGCGTAGAGAATCGCGAAGAACACCACGTTGATCCCCATGAAGAACAGGTCCATGCCCACCAGCAGGACGAAGTTCGCGCGGTAGACCATTTCGTTCTTGAGATTGTGAACCAAAAACGACCCATAGAGGCGGGCGTACCGCGCGAGGCCTCGCGCGATGCAGTCAATTGCCAACGGCTTCATAGCGCGCAATACCTCGGGCCAGACTCCAGCGGGCCAACGCGTAGAACGCGACGATCCACGCCGCCGCGGTCGCGAAGTCCAACCAGACGTCCGGCCGCTTTTCCAGGAAAATTTGGATCGGCACGAAGACCAGATACTGAAACGGCAGAACCGCCGCGATGGACGACAAGGCATTGGGAAACACGTCGAGCGGCAGGAGCGTGCCGGCGAAGAAGAACACCGCGTACTGCAGCATGTACTTGAAGACGCGAACCTGCACCAACCAGAACGCGATCATCCCGATGCAGAACTCCAGTTCGAAGGCGAGCACCACGGCCAACGCGAGCGCCACGGCGAACCCGAGATAGGTCATCGGATCCTCGGGAAACCGCACGATCGGTCCCACCACGAGCCAGAACCCGCCCACGACGAACGCGATGACCACCGCCTCGAAGAGTTTGCCGGACGCATTGACGGTCAGCCAATACGTGAAGTAGTTCACCGGCTTGACCAGGAAGTGGGAGAAAAAACCTTCCCGAATGTGGTCGATGATTTCCCAACTCACGTAGGAAATAACGACCGTGTTGATGACAAACATGAGCAGGTAGTACGTGACCATCTCGGATAACTCGTAGGTCCCCACCTGCCCACCCTCGCGGTAGATGGCCGTCCACAGGAACAGAAGCACCGCGATATAGAGCGTATACCCCAGGATGTAGATGACGGTGGGTGCGCGGTACTGGAGGGAGTTGAGCCAGTTGACGCGGAAAACCGTCAGATATTTTCGCACCGCGTCATTGTACGGGATCAACCGGCTCAACGCAAAAGTCGGCGCGCAGTCCGGTCGATTGCCGCCCCGGTCCAAAACCCTTAGAATTACGGCCATGAGTTCCTGGTGGACCGTCCTCCCCGTGGCCAGCGCGGTCGGGGCTCTCGCCCTTGCAGGCTTGGTGGCGTCACGCAGCGTCCGCAATCCGGTCCGCCTCAGCTTTGCCTTGGGCATGCTCGCGCTCGCGGTCATGGAGTTCGGGCACTTCATGGCTGGCGTCCGGCCGAGCGCCGCGATGCGGTGGACCCAGGTCGCCTTCGCGGGGCAGATCCTTCAACCGCTCCCCTGGTTGGTATTCAGCATCACCTTCGGACGCGTGAACCCGGCGGAACACGTGCGCCGGTGGCGACTGGGGCTCGGCGTGGTCGCCGTCGTGTCGGCCGTGTTCCTCGGCCTACTCACGGTCGGGCGATTTGTGAACGACGAGTTCATCCTCCGCAACGAGGGGTTCGGGTTCAATATCTTCCTGCTCTTGTCGCTCACTGCGGTGGGAGCGAACCTCGAACGGACCGTCCGATCAGCCGATCGGACCCGGCAATCGCGGATGAGGCCCTTCGTGCTCGGACTGTTCACCATTCTGGCCGTCGCGGTGTACGCCCTCAGCCAAGTAATCCTGTACGCGTCTCCCGACGAGTGGGTCGCTCCGCTCTTTTCATCCGCCATGCTGATTGGCTGCGCGCTGATGAGCGTTGCCCTGATCCGCCACCGGCTGTT
This window of the Nitrospirota bacterium genome carries:
- a CDS encoding ABC-2 family transporter protein produces the protein MAVILRVLDRGGNRPDCAPTFALSRLIPYNDAVRKYLTVFRVNWLNSLQYRAPTVIYILGYTLYIAVLLFLWTAIYREGGQVGTYELSEMVTYYLLMFVINTVVISYVSWEIIDHIREGFFSHFLVKPVNYFTYWLTVNASGKLFEAVVIAFVVGGFWLVVGPIVRFPEDPMTYLGFAVALALAVVLAFELEFCIGMIAFWLVQVRVFKYMLQYAVFFFAGTLLPLDVFPNALSSIAAVLPFQYLVFVPIQIFLEKRPDVWLDFATAAAWIVAFYALARWSLARGIARYEAVGN